Below is a window of Rattus rattus isolate New Zealand chromosome X, Rrattus_CSIRO_v1, whole genome shotgun sequence DNA.
ACGACTATGCGGTTTTGTCCGATACTGAGCTGGCTGCAGTGCTACGCCAGTACAACATCCCGCATGGGCCTATTGTGGGTATGCTGCAGCCGGTGGCGCTCAGAACCTCTCGGTCCCCCGCTTTCCCGCGCTCCTCCCTGAGCGTTCTTCctacctcctccttccctcaggTCCCCTCCCCGTGTTCCCTTGTGCTCTTGGGGTGCTCGGCTCGCACCCCCTGACCGCTTCGCACCCTGTGTCTGGGCAGGCTCCACTCGCAAGCTCTACGAAAAGAAAATCTTCGAGTACGAGACCCAGAGAAGGAGGCTTTCGCCCCCCAACTCGTCATCGTCTTCATTCTCCTATCGGTTCTCAGGTGAGGCTCCAACTGCACAGCCCCAAAGAGCAGCTTGGGGCACAAGGCGCACGGAGGGAGGGTGTGGCTGAAGCTACTGAGGGAGTAGGGGGAAGTCTGGAGATTGAAGGTCCTGTACCTCCTCCTCCACATGCAGACTTGGATTCAGCCTCCGTGGACTCAGACATGTATGATCTGCCCAAAAGGAGGACGCCTTACTTTTACCAGAGCAAGGGTAAGGCAGGTGTGGGATGGGCACTGATGTCTTTATCCCATGCTTCAGGGATTTGGGCACAGGGAAACTCCAGACCTCACCCCCTTGTACCAGTTCTCAGTGGCTTCAGAGAGGAGAAActggcacagcacacacacagactaggGGGGGCAGAAGGTGGCAAGAGGCCTGGTAAGGGGCACCACTTTTTCCTCTACCACTGTTTTCTTCCTCAAGACTATAATGATGACTACTATGAGGAAAGCTATTTGACTACCAGGACATACGGGGAGCCCGAGTCTGTGGGCATGTCCAAGAGCTTCCGCCGGCCAGGGACCTCACTTGTAGATGCTGATACCTTCCATCACCAGGTGAGTTGTCTGGTAGGCATACCTGGGGTGTATGTAGCCTTAGGGAATTCTAGGTTTGGATAGTTCAAGGAGATACTAGGTGCAGAGAGTGGATCTTAGGCCTTCAAGTATGGTTAGGATCAGCATACAGTTGTTGGCTCAAAAGTTCTACGTTGGAACCTCCAAAACTATTAGATTTGGGGATGAACATATATAGCTCAGTAGAAGAGCATTTACCTATGGTTTCATCTCCAGCAGCACACACAAATGTTTTGGAGGttttggcatttttaaaaatttaattactttAATTATACCTATGTGTAGCcaattttttgttagtttgtggGTTCCCCTCACCCTTTCACCCCCAATCATTAGATAGAGAaagaagagtggggagagagctaaagatccctgaatctaatttctttcttccttgtgtcTTCTTTGACCCCAGCTACTAGCAAACTGTAACCAACCCCACCTATTGGGGCTCTAGTATTTACATACCCTctgaaaaattcccagaattccaaataccacaaaattgcagaaactatctgcaactCAAAAGCATGAAGCAAATCATAGCTGCTGTAaaacagccccatatcccacgtctagggttaaaataaaaacatattcttataatatttctgtgtttcttaaacCAAATTTCAAGAATTCTcactacatgtatgtgtctgtgggtagTATGCATGAGTGCTGGTGCCTACAGATGCCAGAATTGTCAGATTCCCCTTAGATTCCCCTTAGAGCTAGAATGGCAAGTAGTTGTAAActgcctgatgtgagtgctggaaaaTGACCTTAGGTACCTAGGAAGAACAAtaggtgcttttaaccactgaggcatctctgcaGCCCACAAACTTTTATGATCTGAGCATATATAACAGCCCCTGTACTCTAGGATGTAGGTTTAAGCCTCCTGAGAATCCTGGGGAATAAAAGGATGGTGGGACAAAGTTGACAAGGTTTGTAACTGGGTGGCAAGACCCCACAGTTAAAGAGGGCATGGACCCAGAATGATGGGGGGGCAATTTTCTGCCCCCTACAATGTGACTAGAGTAGGCTAGCCAGAGACATTTGGGGAAACCATTCTTTCCCATTTCTAATCCTAATTATCCGGCAGGTGCGTGatgacattttctcttcttcagaagAGGAAGGCAAGGATAGGTGAGTAGTGAACACATGTAGGGATAGGGACAAGTTTGACACTCAGACTCTCCTGCCTACCTGTCCCCTTCTTTTGCTACAGGGAACGCCCCATCTATGGCCGAGACAGTGCCTACCAGAGCATCGCACACTACCGCCCCATTTCCAATGTCTCCAGGAGCTCCCTGGGCTTATCATATTATCCTACATCCTCCACCTCTTCTGtgtcctcctcttcatcttctcccTCTTCATGGCTTACCCGACGTGCCATTCGACCAGAAAAGCAGGCCCCTACTGCTGCTCTGGGCCAGGATCGACAGGTCCCACTCTGGGGCCAGCTGTTACTCTTCCTGGCCTTTGCTGCCTTTCTGCTCTTTGTTTACTATTCCATACAAGCTGAAGAAGGCAACCCCTTCTGGATGGATCCCTAAGGGTATTGGTTTCAGAGCAGCTCTTAACAAGAGTTTTGGCTGACTGCCTTAGCAGtgtttgctgggggtgggggggtaggggCTTTTTTGTGTATTCTAGTTAGAGGGTACAGGGCCTAGCCTACGGCAGTGCTTGTCTCCACCTCATCTTGCCAAGGAAGCAGCAAATGCTGGCTTTCCACAGCCCAGTAGGCCCGTATGTACCTTCCTCTGGAGCCTCCTAGCCTTATTGCCTCTGACTCTTAGGGTATGGGGATCTGGTGGGGAGGACCTCACTTCATTAGAGGAAAacttggtggtggcagtggtagtTGTCATGCATGCCTGTTTGTTGTCACCTTTTCAGGGGGTAttaacaaggccatcctggctTTGCTTTCGTGGACACAATAataatcatgtttatttttacctTGTTGTTTCTTCCTACTGGGATGGGAGCTGGGCTGCCATGGCACAGGTGCTTGGTTTTAGGTCTCAATAATCAGTGTGGCTTTTCCCTTTGGTTGTGCTTGGTCTTGGGGAAGGAATCAAATGCTACCCATAGATAAGTCTATGTTTTGGTTGTGGGTTTTATTTCTGGGCCAACTCCCTGAAATACTTATTATAACCACTTAGAAAAATAACTACCATGTAATTAAATGTGTAGATAAGCCTATGGGAAATGTAGGCAAAACTGCATATATGATCATATATGCAGATACTTTAGTCAGGAGAGGCTAACACCAACATCTGAGGTTACCAGGATAGAAAAGATATGAGGCATCATGCCAGTACATTGTTCAGCTCCTGGGATTGGTGGCATGATAATAGATTCAAAGGCTACAGTGCACCCATGGCTATTCTAATTCTTTGCCTGTTTATTCTTGCTCagtttttagattttctttggaGATAATCTTTTTGTATACTGTGTTAaaatgtctctgtccttccttatctgcCTAAGGTACCtactgattggtttaataaagagctgaatCGAGGGACTTCTGGGCATAGAGAGGGACTCTGAGGTCAGCTAGACATGGAGGAAGAATAGGTGACTGGTACTGAGGAtcagttgtgagccatgtggcagaatgtagaatAGTATAAATGGGTTGATGTAAGTTATAAGAGCTAGTTGGGGGTAAGCCTAAGTTAAGGCCAAGCTTTCATATTAATGAAAAGTCTTTGTCATTATTGGGAGCTGGCACTGACCTGGGTTGCCAGATGTAACCAAGCTGTCTCTTTGGTACCAGTTCCCAATAATGACATAGATACCTTTTATTATGAAAGCTTGGCTTTAGCTTGCTCACTCTCAACTAGCtcttaatttttttagatttactattattttatttatatgagtacactgtcactctcttcggacacaccagaagagggcatcagatcccattagagatggttgtgagtcaccatgtggttgctaagaattgaactcaggacgtctgggagagtagtcagtgctcttaactgctgagccatctctccagcccccagctcttAATTTAACATACTTCTACATTCTGCCAGGTAGCTCATTACCTCTCCTCAGTCCCATATGTCTCAAATCTTCTACCTCTGACTTTCCCACAGTATTCCTTTCTGTCCAGAAGTCCTGCCTATCCTCTAAACAAGTCAGGAGGTGCAttgggcaggtgaggaaggacatACACACCTTTACACAGTGAGTGATTATCCCAACAGTTTTTCTGTCTTGGATACATAGTATATAATATTAAaaggtgtggttttttttttttttaaatccaggcatggtgctacacacctttaatctctgcacttAGCAGAAACAGAATGATCTCTTTGAATTAAAGGGTACCCTGATCCAGGACAGTGTCtcaatatgaaaatttaaaagattaaattcTGGGCTTCAGAGAtaataactcagtggttaagaatatgttgctcggggctggagagatggctcagatggagagaagagcactgactgcacttccagaggtcctgagttcaaatcccagcaaccacatggtggctcacaaccatctgtaatgggatctgatgtcctcttctggtgtgtctgaagacagctacagtatacacacacacacacataaaaaaaaatatgttgctctttcagaggacccaggtttagatCCCAATattcacatggtggttcataaacAGTCTGCAACTCTACTCTCAggggagccaatgccctcttctgacttctgtgtgtaCTAGACATGCATGTTGGgtattatataaacatatgaaaatgaataactgtacatatgaaaaaaaatccttaaaaaaaagtcttgggctgaagagaaggctcagtggttaaaaggcactgaccgctcttccagagttcctgagttcaattcccagctaccacatggtggctcacaaccatctgtaatgagatctaatgccctcttctggtgtgtctgaagatagctacagtgtacttataataaataaataaataaataaataaatcctttttaaaaaaaaaatctcaaaaacaacaagaaatccAAGATAgagttacatatttttaaaagctcattTCTCCTGTTATCTCTCTTCTTAACACAGCTTATTTTTagggtttttccagacagggtttttctttggGTAGCCGTGGCTCTGCTGGAATTGAagatgtagatcaggttggccttgagctcaaaactcagagatccaaatactgaaattaaatgtgtgcaccaccactgccaggattaacaaaatagttttattaattgagatttttttgtaaattttatagaatatattgtatttttcCTGGTAACTCCCCTTAAGTCCATTTAGAATtgtttgtatgttcatgtgcttagggctgaccacttgtaATTGAATAACCTATCAGAAATCTTGTATCTAGAGAGgagtgatttttctctcttgtaGAAGATCCAAGTTCATACtcccaggaccacatggtggctcacgactgactatgactctagttccagggatccaatgttctcttctggcttctttctgtacccagcatgcacatggtacatacataGACATGAAGTCAAACCACTCCTAGccatagttttattttaatttaaaaaaatacatgaggATGGctaaatatgtaaagaaaattacCAAGCCTAATAATGAGAATCAACCTCTgtaagtcgtcctctgacctccatatgaaAGGCATggcaaataatatattttaaaatctgtgtttgttattttgagtcaggatttctttgtgtaaccctagctgttctggaacccactttgtagacctggctggccttgaactctgagatttGCTCTCCTCTGCCTACTGTTACTTTAAAGTGACCATAGGGCCAAgcttggtggcacatacttttaatcccagcactagagaaacatgggcaggtggatctctgcattcaaggccagcaaggattacacagtaaaaccctgcctcaaaaaataatatatgtggggttggggatttagctcagtggtagagcgcttgcctaggaagcgcaaggccctgggttcggtccctagctccgaaaaaaagaaccaaaaaaaaaaatgatatatgGGGTCTGGTGAaacaactcagtggttaagagcccttacTAATCTTCagacaggttcagttcccagcatccatgtcttACATCTCCAGTACCAGGTGATCCCCTtcataaatatctgcatctatgtgatgtgcacatacattttggtcatacaaaaataatataggcctggcagtggtggtgcaagcctttaatcccagcactcgggaggcagaggcaggaggatctctgacttTCAGACCAGCAtaatctacatagtaagttccaggatactcagggttacacaaagaaccCTGTTGccaaaaaagtttatttaaaataaggtcttcctatgtagcctaAACTAGCCTGGAACTGACTACCTCTGCATCCCCAGTACTGAGATCATAGTCATGAACCACCTCTGTTTAATAacattgttttgtgtatttgaaataaaaaggaaaggatacAGGCTGGTAATATACATGTGTAATTCCAgcatgagaagctgaggcaggaggattgttaaaAGAGTGGAAGATTAGTCTGGGCTatatgagctccaggccagctagagctacaaAGCAAGACTGTCTAAAAAATAGTGGATATAgtggtatacatctttaatcttaGGGAACtggacatcctcttctgacctgcttgggtaccaggcacacacccagtgcacatgcagacaaaacacaaaaaaattttttaagtgtttaaaatAATGGGAGTCTCTtaattttactactgtgaatagacaccatgaccaaggcaactcttataaggacaacatttcattgggactggcttacagggtcagaggttttgtccattatcatcaaggtgggagcatggcagcatccaggctggcatggtgcaggaggagctgagagttctacatcttcatctgaaggctgctagaggaagactgacttctaggcagctagggtgagggtcttaaagcctacatccacagtgacacacctactccaacaaggccacacctcctagggccactccttgggccaagtatatacaaaccataacagagtgatggaacatgcctttaatcccagcacacgggaagcagaggcaggcagatttctgtgagttcagcatggtctgcagagtgagttccagcacaggcagaactacatagggagaccctgtttttaaaaatgtgattatgTATGAGTACTctgtttgcatgtatatctgtatgtcagaagagggcatcagatcctattatagatgaTTGGAAACTACCATGTTTACaatctggaagagaagccagtgctcttaatcactgagtcatctctccagccctcataaaattttaaaataataagtaaatatggGGTTGAGggtttagttcagtagtagagcacttgcctagataGAATGCTTGTTTAGCAAGCATAATGTTCTTGGTTGAACCCCCAGTACTACataagctgggtgtagtggttCACAGGGTAAGTATAGCACTCCAGAGATGAATACAGCAGAATCGGAAGTGCAAGATCATTCTCAGGTATATTAgtagttctagaccagcctgtgATTCTGTGACTGGGGAGacagtctcagaaaaagaaatgatccAGAGAACCaatactcttttaaaaagaaagaaataatgcaGAAAAACATGAACCAACTAGTCATGGCGGTGTGATGCACACCTGCAATCCAGCACTCTAGATATGGAAATAGGGATGGCAAggtagaagccagcctgggcaactcaaTGAGATTGTGTGTAATACTCCCAAAAAAGAAtgaggtgggttttgttttgttttttaaccactCACAGCCTGTTTCTCTAGTTGCAAACAAACCATTTCCACTGACTGCTTCACCAGCACCCATCATTGTACCTATAAACCAGGTTACTGCCTTCTGCTCCTTTCCATCTTAGTTCCAATGTTAGGTACTGAAGTCTGGCCCTAGCTGCACAGTGTTAGTGTTGAGCATGCTACTTCCTTATAAGTCAGTCCTAAGGATGTACAAGTTCTGCCATTGGTTCTGTATATGGGATATCAGAATAAGCAGGTAACTTCCCAATAGCACCTTAGAAGGACATGGTGACAGCCTCCTGCTGAAACAACTGCTTACATGGTATACTGAGGAGAGACTTAATGTTTGGGACCAGGCAGAAGCAGATAGGGCATAACACCTGTACTGGGGCCTGTGGTAGTATCAAGGTTGACCTCCCAAAGCTCTAAGGCAGTAGGTGGTGAGGGGAGAAGGGACAGCATAGGAAGGGGATCTAGGTTCAGAAAAGTTCAGGGATAGGTAGGGATTGCTGTCAAGCTTTGGAACAAAGGGAGTCCACCATCACTTCAGGTCCCAAATCTGTTGCAGGTAGGTTGAATTTAACAGCTATCTATGTGgcaattttatgttttctggcATGGAGTAAGGAAATAATGACCTTATTATGTCTccaattttcatttattcattccctCAAGAGCTCCCAGGTTCATCCATGGCCAAGGACCAAATAGAAAGTCCATGGGGACTGAAGATATAgctctgcggttaagagcactgactgttctaaAAGATCTGGGCTCAGGTCACAGCAACTACATGGttgctcataaccatctgaaactccacttctggggaatctgataacttctggcctccacagtcaccaGGCACGTAcatggtgtatatatgtatatgcaggcaaataCTTAATGctcataaaaattaatgaaagtgCTCCTGAGGGCCCTGAGCCTTTCTAGGGCACTCTAGAAACTTGCCTGGGTTATTCTCAGACTCACAAGGCTTCTCATTTTGGCTTGGTCTTCAACCTCTAGCTTTTAAGAGCTCTGAGGGTTGCAACACCGTGTTTCATTGAATCCTAAGGGTTCTGGTACCTCAGAACAGCACATGAGTGCCTAGACATGAGCTAAATGTTGTGCTGCAAGGCTTATGAAGGCTCTGTAGGGCTCCAGAACCCACTTTCCAAGATCTAAGGGGGAGCTGTGAGCATACTTCCTAAAAGTTCACGGTTACAAGTGGTCAAGACTTCAGATGAATCTAGGACTCTACATCCCTCCCTCGGCACTCTAGTAACCTATAGAGACAAAGCAGGGTGTATGTAGTTGCCCAAAGTGTCAACAAGCCTCTACTACCATGTAAAAAAGCCCATGGAAGTGCAATGTGCACAGTCACCATGACTGTGCTGTGCTAGGCCCTTATGAGAAGGAAGGAGCCAAACAGTGGGGTGTGGGAGTAGGGGGAATAGGAGAATTGAAAGTGcaagaagagggggttggggatttagctcagtggtacagcgcttgcctaggaagcgcaaggccctgggttcggtccccagctccgaaaaaaagaaccaaaaaaaaaaaaaaagtgcaagaaGAGGTCCAGGAAGGCCTGTGACCTGTAGGGCAAAGGAAGCAGGGTATACCCATGAACTAACATATAGAAGGGGCTAGCCAAAGAGTTCTTGTCCCTGAATTCCATGTGACAAAGCCAGAATTTGTACTAGGAGGGTACCTGCTAGGCAGTGACCACCTAGGGTGGTCTTGTGAACCTCAAGCTGACCTTTACAGCCAAGAATGACCTAGAACTCCTGATTTTCTGGCTTCaactccaagtactgggattagagttGTGTGTCATAATACCCAGAACATTAAGTGCTAGGGATGGAACTGAAGGatttgtgcctgctaggcaactACTGTATAAATAGATCCATGTCCCCAGTTGCTACCATCTCTTCTGAAGGAGAACCGAAATGTTGAGAGACAATAGGGCACTTGAGAGCAAAAATAGGATGGAATTGTcaccatatattttctttttgtgctggacccagactttttttttttttaattctttttttcggagctggggaccgaacccagggccttgcgcttcctaggcaagcactctaccactgagccaaatccccaacccctggacccAGACTTTCAATCCCTAGTACCAACATGTGTCCTGTCTGGGGATAGCTGTTCCTAGAAGACACtgcccaggagacaggcatacgCAACTAGATAAGTCCTTCCCTTAGTCCATTGGTATTGTTGGTCAACAGCCAGGATAGAGAGGAGGGGCCGACACTCTGGGAGCCTTCAGAAGCTACCCACCTGCACAGGGCGCAAGAGATAGCAAAGGCAAGTCCAAAGAGATGCAGCTCTAACAGAGGGGAACGAGACAGTTTCCTCCTCTACTTAGCTAGGATTCTGCATCCTGGGACACCCAAGGCCCAAATAACCAAGAGCCTCTTACCCGGCCAGTCCTAGCACCAGTTCTGCCTGCATAGGCTTTCACATTCTCTTCTCAAGCCAAGGCCTGACAAAGTTACTCAGGGGGAGTCACTGTCCAAGGCTGGAATTAGGTTAAGCAGGGTGCCTGTCTCCTTGCCTCTACACCATACACAGAGGGCTGAGACCCCTGGGGCTGTAGGGGAGTGAGCAGATGTCtgactgggggtgggtgggacagGCTTCTTAGTATACCTGGTCAGAGGCTCCAGGCAGTGAACTGGAAGATATCAGGCCAGGAGGCAAAAGGTAAAGAGATGGTGCCCCATACTGGCCAGGAGTCAGGCATATGACACCCCAATTATGCCTACCATCCTTAAtgggtcctttaaaaaaaagaattagcttATTTTGTGCATAAGCCAGAAggaggcattggatctcctggctCTGGAGTTAGAGGTTGTGAGTCACataatatggatgctgggaatcgtcAATTCCAGGTCTTGTGGAAGAGGAGCAAGTAGTTTTAaacactgagtacataccattctGGAAAAGACCCAGTCATGGTAAATGCAGGTCTCGAGGCTACCAGGAAGAGGCAGGCCAGGTGCACATTTGTGACCACTTCAGCTGACTGCTCAGCCAGGCCACATGGCCTAGAATCGGGTGGGGTGGAGATGCGCAACCACAACTGATTCACGCCCTGGCTCTGTTGGTCAACAGGCACTAGAAGCCTAGGTCACAGAAGTCATGGTCTCATGACCAGATGCCCTCCACAGCCTGACCTCCCACCCAGTgagaccaagaaagaaaatgggtttGTTAACTCCAGCTGGAAGCAGGGCCCAGAGACTGCAAGTTCAGGCTGGACTCAGGGCAGGGCAAGGCATGGGTGTAGGTGTACTTTTTGGGCTACTTGATTAggttcttatatctaccacccttccaaacccccaacactaggtaggagagaaggaaggttagaggggggaagggggatagaTCTCttcagactacttcctgctgattatgGGTGTCGAGCGCGCCCCTTGGAGCAAGCCAATCTCCATAGTTAGGGTATATTCAACCAGTAATCTGGCAATCCACAGTAACAGCCATAGCCACAGCACTagtaaaagcagcagcagcaggtggagCCCTGCTTGGGGCTCTGCATTTATACCTCTCAAGGGTCTTCAGAGTCCCAAACATACTATATATACTGTCTGTAAAAATCATGCCCCTCCTAGAGCATGAGACAATCATAGTAGCTGTGGGACTATCCTAAGCAGTCCTGTAttccatacctgggattaaaacaaaaccaaattcaaaaaacaaaactgggtttttttttttttggttcttttttttcggagctggggaccgaacccagggcctttgcgttTCCcaggcaagcggctctaccactgagtttaaatccccaaccccagaactggGGTTTTAACGAAACCAAAATGCTCAGGACAAGGGGGCAGGCCCAGCTGACCATTTCTCCTCCTTTAGTCAGCCTGATAGCCCAGACATTATGCTCAaaaccccacccactcccataaGGAAAGGGGGACAATGCCTTCAGTAGAGCTCCCTGAAGGGTGGGGACACAGCGTTTATATCTCACCAGGATCCTTAGGGTCCTAGTGGTCCCGGACACACTGGGAGCAGCTTCTGGAGACCCTGTTTTCTGAGAGCCTGGCCATGTGGTTCCATGTCTACTGGACACCTAGTGGAGAAATTAGAGTAGGGGGGAGCACCCGATATCCCAGGATGGGTACACGAACCAAGTGCCAGCTAGCACCTGTTAAGACCATGCCCATTTACAGAGAGGcccatgaagggacccatggcaaAGGCACCAAGCAACATGTGAGCAGGCAACCTGAACACCCAACCCTGGTTCTCTGAGACCATCCCAGACAGGAGAAGCCTGGCTCCTTGCTGTCACCTTATTCCCTACCTTCTAATCAAAGCATGGGAAAAGTAACTCATGCTCACCTGGAAGACAAAACTCTGAGAGTGCTTGTGTAATGAATCTGGCTGTATCTCAAACAACTGAAGGACACTGCCCTGTACTCTGTCTGACAGCATATCTCATGTAGTACAAACATCCTCATGAGGGAAAGCCTGGGAGACCTTGCTCCTGGGGATCAAAATTTGCAAAGCAGGAGCCAGGCAGTGTCAAACCTtcaga
It encodes the following:
- the Emd gene encoding emerin, with amino-acid sequence MDDYAVLSDTELAAVLRQYNIPHGPIVGSTRKLYEKKIFEYETQRRRLSPPNSSSSSFSYRFSDLDSASVDSDMYDLPKRRTPYFYQSKDYNDDYYEESYLTTRTYGEPESVGMSKSFRRPGTSLVDADTFHHQVRDDIFSSSEEEGKDRERPIYGRDSAYQSIAHYRPISNVSRSSLGLSYYPTSSTSSVSSSSSSPSSWLTRRAIRPEKQAPTAALGQDRQVPLWGQLLLFLAFAAFLLFVYYSIQAEEGNPFWMDP